The genomic stretch AAGGCAACTGGGTGCTGATGAACGGCAACCAGACCGCTGTACTGGCCTTCAACTACCTGCTGGAAGCCCGCAAAGCCGCCGGCGTACAGCAGGCCAACGATATGGTCTGCAAGACCATTGTAACCTCGGACATGATTGACGGGATCGCCAAAGGTTATGGCGTGAAATGTTACAATGTGCTGACCGGTTTCAAATGGATCGCTGAGCTGATCAAGGAAAAGGAAGCCACCGAGAACTATGTGATCGGCGGTGAGGAAAGCTATGGCCTGCTGATTGGCGCCAAGCTGCGTGATAAGGATGCCGTCTCTGCGGTAGCCCTGCTCTGTGAAATGGCCGCTTATGAAAAGAATAAAGGCCGCAGCCTGTACGACAAACTGCTGGATCTTTACGTTCAATACGGTTACTACCAGGAGCACCTGATCTCCATCACCAAGAAAGGCATGAACGGTCAGAAAGAGATTGCCGATATGATGGAAAGCTTCCGCAAGAACCCGCCTGCCAGCATCAATGGCGTAGCTGTCACCCAGCTGCTGGACTATGAGCTGCAGAAAGGCAAGGACCTGCGCGAAGGAGAGGAGTGGGATATCACCCTCCCCAAATCCAACGTGCTGCAATTCATCCTGGAGGACGACAGCAAGATCTCTGCCCGTCCCAGCGGCACCGAACCCAAGATCAAATTCTACTTCAGCGTGAATACGCCCCTGCACAATGCCGCCGATTTTGAGGCAGCACAGACAGAAATGAAGGCAAGGATTGAAGGGATCATTGAAAGCATGCAACTGCGATAAGGATAAGCGTTGCTGAAAATACAAAAAGGCCATCTCAAATAGCTGAGATGGCCTCTTTCATTTGAAACTACTGATGAGGACAGGTAGTTCTTCAGACAGCTCCAGGTGTATAACATTTTATAAATAACTATTTTACCTGGTCAATAAACTAACAGGAACAATCACCTATAACCGATTTTTATTTTGGTAAAACAGATCTACTCTTTATATTTGTCCGGCTTTTAGCATTCCACCGCCAGACCAGTCTCCATACACCTGCACACAGACCTATCCCCCGTAATCGGCTATGATGGCCGGCCAGACTTCTTTTACTGTCGGTCAAACCATCGGTTTATCATGATCCGCAGCGACCGGCCCACTAATCACTTTGCTCAGCCTTTCGTGAGGCTGTAGCCTAACTATGTTAATACCTTATTGAATGAGCACGCAAGCCGAACTGGATAAACTGGCCGATGAGAAATTAGCTGCCGCTGAATGCCTGGCAGTTGCCGGGCACTATGATACGGCTTATTACCTGGCTGGCTATGCCATTGAATTATTGTTAAAAGCCAGGATCTGCAAGATTTTGGCCAACCCTGAGTTTTTCAGGTTTGAGAGTATGAAGCAGGAGGCGTATAAACCTTTTAAGACGCATGATTATGAGCAGCTGATGGTATTAGCCGGCATCTGGAAGCAATTTGAAAAAGCCATGAAAGCAGACAATTGGCTGGAAAAAAAATGGAAAAAGATTAAGACTTGGAATGAAGGCCATCGTTATAAACAAGGGAAAACAGTTGCTGAGATCAAAGCATTTTTTGAGGACATTAAAACAATCAGCATATGGATAAAAAAACAGCCGTTATAGTATTGAAAGAAACGCTGCTTGAGCTGAACAGGACTAAGCGGTTTTCAAAAATCTGGTTTACAACTTACGATAGATACAACGACGATCCCATACCCACCTATTGGTTTGATGTTTTTCTTGAACCTGTAGATCCAAATGAAGACAGCTGGGACGTTCTGGAGGAAATAAGGACCATGTTGCAAAATAAAACAGGCCACGCCGCTAAAATTCATTCTACGGAGTTTGTTCCCCACAAAGAGAAAAAGAAATTTGTAGTATACAAGGAACCTCGGGAAGAAGACAGCTGGTAACGGCAACCCGCTTCCAGCGAAATTCCGTTGTCAGCCGGCAGAAAAGACTGTGGGCCCAGGTAAGCTTTACACTATATACTTCTTAAAACAGTAAGAACAGAAAAAGCCCAATTGTCCACACCGAATACCCAATGCCAATACTCCACCAAAAATCCCTTAACCGGCCGGGATCGCCACGGATAACAAACCATTCAGATAATACATAGGCGAGGGTAGTCATAAAAGGGAAAAAGATCATCAGGCCTATCAACCAACGCGGCAATGCTGAAAACAGGCAGCCGCGGGAACATAGCACTGGATGAGGAGCGCTTTCAGTAGTTTGACCCAACGCATGCAACTCCTGCTGCATCTCCCGGCGAAAGGATTTTGACAGGCCGCGGTTGCCTGCCAGTGCGGCTATCTGCCCGGGCGTGAGCAGGCTGGTACTGTACATACTGTCTGACATACTATACCTCCCTTTCACTGATCTTCCCCGTCTGCTTATGCTTCAGGATCACCTTCTTTACGCCATAGTGCGTCATTTCTTCTTTGACCAGGTAGTGATCGGCATCATATTCCACCAGGTGACTGTCCTTGGTGACGCCGGTTCGGCCACGCCAGTCATCCAGTTGTACCGGCTCCCATTGCTTGGTCTTTGCTGAACGGTAAGCGGCATCAAGGATGCAGTTGACCACATAGCCGTCATAAAAGGTTTCGCGGGGCTGCTGGCCCTGCTCCATAGCATTGAACATATCCATGAACATATGGTTATAGCCCAGTTCATTCAGCTCATCACCCACAGGGAATAACCAGCCGGTATTGCTTTCGGCTTTTTCGGCTACATAATCAACCCCTTTCCCGGTGGTGAATACATCAAAACCGGTACGCAGGAAGCTGTTGATCCAGATAGTGCCTTCGGTGCCCATGACCTCATCGCGGAGATCGAGGCCGCCGCGGAAGGTCCAGCTGACCTCAAACTGGCCGATAGCGCCATTCTCGTATTTGACCAGGCCGATGGCATGGTCTTCGGCATCAATGGGTTTCACCTGGGTATCAGCCCAGCACATCACTTCCACGGGCCGGATATCTTTCCCGATATAACTGCGGGTGATCTCCACGCAGTGGCAGCCCAGGTCCAGAATGCAGCCGCCACCTGCCTGTTCTATATCCCAGAACCACTCGCTGTGCGGTCCTGGATGTGTTTCGCGGGATTTGGCCCAGAGGATCCTGCCGAGACCACCATTGCGGACGGTCTCCATGGCTTTGATGAATTTAGGTGTATATACCAGGTCTTCAAGATAACCATTGAAGATACCGGCTTTTTCCACGGCCTCCAGCATGCGCCTGGCCTCTTCGCCATTACGCCCCAGCGGCTTGGTAGTCATAACGGCTTTTTTGTGTTTGCAGCAGAGCAGGACCGCCGCCTCATGCAGGTTATTGGGCAGCGCAATGCAGACCACCTCTACTTCGGAATGGGCAATGGCGGCTTCCATATCGGTAGTAACATACGCTACCTGGTAGTCGTCCGCAAATTTCCGGGCGCTTTCTTCCCTGCGGGAATAGATGCTCACGATCTTATCGCGGCTGCGGTAACCCTGTAAAGAATCAGCATAGAAACGGCCTATGAAGCCGGAGCCGAGCATAGCGATCCTGGCCATATGAAAAGGTTTTGGTAATGAAAAGAATGGGGACGAACCTATGGCTGCGTGGCCGGGTTGACCGCCACAGCCGGCGCAGTCACTGTTTTCCGATCCTTGAAGAAAGCGATAAAGAACAGCAGGACGCCGGCGGCAAACATAGCAGGCAGCCACCAGAAGCTCTGCCATTGATCAGGCGTGAGCGCTTTGGCATTCCCGAGGTAATTGTTGAATACCAGGCCAGCCACCTGGGCGCCTACCAGCATACCTACACCGTAGGTCACAAAGATGATCAGGCCCTGGGCCTGGCCGCGGATCTGCGCAGTAGCTTTTTTGTCAACATAGATCTGGCCAGTCACAAAGAAGAAATCATAACAGATCCCATGCAGGGCTATGCCGGCCAGTATCATCCAGGTAACAGTATCCGGCGCCGCCATGGCAAAAAGGCTATATCGTAATACCCAGGCGGCCATGCCGGCTACCAGCATCCATTTAAAGCCAAGCCGGACAAACATGAGCGGCATCAGCAGCATAAAAAAGGTCTCTGATGCCTGTCCCAGGGTCTGGGTAGCGGCGATAGCGCCAAAATTGGCGTTCTGCAGGAATACCTGTGTAAAATTATAGTAGGCGGCCAGGGGGATACAGATCAGCAGGGAGCTGACCAGGAAAATATAAAAGGAAGGACTGCCCAGTTGCCGGAAGGCATCCACACCAATGATACTGCCGGCAGTCACTTTCTTTCCTTTGGCAGGAGGTGGGGTATTGGGCAGGGAAAAGCTGTAGATACCCAGTAACAGGCTACCTATAGCCGTCATATACATAGGGATAGTGCTTTCTTCCGCCGTCATGCCTTCCGTTACAAAATTGACCATCACATAACTGATCAGCAGGCCGGCAACGATCCAGCCTATGGTACCAAATACCCGGATAAAAGGGAACTGTTTTTCCTGGTTGGTCATCTGGTGGAAGCAGACGGTATTGGCGAGGCTCATGGTGGGCATATAACAAAGGTTATAGGCCAGCAGGAGCAGGATAAACAATAAGGGGTTTCCTGTAGCGGAAGGGGTCATAAACATAAAGAGCGCACCGAGAATATGCAGGATACCCAGTACTTTCTGGGAAGAAAAATAGCGGTCGGCTATCAGTCCCACAAAGAAGGGAGCGATAATGGCCGCAATAGGATTCACCGTAAATGGCCAGTGGGTGAGGGACTCCATGCCGTTCTTGCTCATATACACGGCAATAGTACTATACCAGGCGCCCCAGACAAAGAACTGAAAGAACATCATGACAGACAATCGTAGCCAAAGGCCAGGGTTCATAATTGCAATTTTTTAGGTGAAGAGGAGGAATGAGGAAGGAAATTACGGATAAAATCGGGCAAACAAAGCAGCACGGTAAAATTTCGTGTGATTTATACCCATTATTATAGTATTTGGTTGCCAGGGGCTTAACTCAGCAATCAGGGAATTTTGCCGCATATGCCGATGCGTTTTTTTGCAGGCGCTGCCGCTGTTTGCCAGCAGCCAAAATAAAAAAATCCTGCCTTTGCAGGAAAGCAGCCTGAAGACTAACGGCAGGCCTATCCGCAGCCCGTCGCAGCAAACAGCACGCAGGCATACGCCTTCGGGAACTGGTCATTCCAGCACAGGGGCGGACAGCCTTCATGCAGCGTTGACAGGTACCGGTATAACCCAGGCAGGTTGAACTTCAATCTATTGGCTGTGGAATATGTATCGCTCCCTACCAACCGCTACAGCAGGACTCCCGCCCGGACCGCGGCCCATCTGCCGGAGGCAAAATCAGCTCCCGCACCAACAGCCGGTGTGCAATAGTTGACAACCGTCAAATAGCACCCGTATCATACGCCATCCTGCATAACCTTTGCGTTTCATTTTTTCAACAAGCATCCCCTGGTTCGTCCAAATCCTTATATTTGTATAAGCACTTACACAATTCCATTTATATGTCATTCTACGAATCCCTTGGTTACCTGGTCTTTGGCAGCAGGCTCCGCCGGCTCAGCGAGACCTTCCTGGCAGATGTCAACAAACTGTACGCCACACACCGCATCCCCTTTGATGCCACCTGGTTTCCCGTGTTCTATATCCTGGAACGGGATAAAGCCGTGACCATCAAAACCATTGCCGACGAACTGGGCGTTTCCCACTCCGCTGTCAGCCAGCTGGTCAGCAGTCTCCAGCAGAAAGGACTGATCAAAGCAAGTACCTCCACCGCCGACCGGCGCAGTAAAGTAGTGGCTTTCACTGCCAAAGGACAAAAGCTGCAGGACCAGCTCACGCCGGTCTGGAAAGCCCTGGACAAAGCCATGGCAGAGCTGGCCCGCGAAGGCATCTATAGCTACCGCTGCCTGGAAGCCATCGGCGAACTGGAAGCCGGTATCAAAAAAGAATCCGTACTGGAAAGAATGGAGCGGCACCTGCCGGCCGCAGGGCAGACAGGGAAACGGTCTGCAAGGAGTAAGGTTTCAGATAGCTCGTCGTCAACCAGCCGGAACGGCAGGAACAGCCGGCAGAACGGCAACAGGTTGCAGCATAGCAAAACCAATAAACCGGCTTCCCCCAAACCCAACAGCAAAAAATCCCCGGCCAACCCTGCTAAAAAAGCAGCCAGCAGCAGGTCAACTGTAAAAACCGCCAAACCCAAATCCAGCACTAGGTCCAAATAGCCCCCCTCATCATAAAGCCAACCTTATGCATAACGACTTCCATTATGGCATTGACACCCTGACCATTGGCAAAGTGCTGGATATTGCCGCCGGCAGGATCAAAGGCCTGCTCACAGAGGCCGCCCGCCAGCAGATCCTCCGCAGCCAGCAACAGGTACAGCAGATCGTTGACCAGAACCAGACCGTCTACGGCATCAATACCGGCTTCGGCATCCTGGCCAATGCCAGGATCTCCGATGCAGACACCCGTACCCTTCAACACAAAATACTCCAGAGCCATAGCGTAGGCGTGGGAGATCCCATCCCCACAGAAGTAGCCCGCCTCATGCTCATTACCAAGATGCATGCCCTTGCACAGGGCTTCTCCGGCGCCCAGCTGCAAACCCTGGAACGCATCAACTGGTTCATTGAACAGGAGATCACGCCCATTGTGCCGGAAAAGGGTAGTGTTGGCGCCTCGGGCGACCTGGCCCCGCTGGCACACCTGTTCCTCCCCCTGGTAGGACTGGGTGAAGTGATCTACAAGGACAAACGCTACAAGGCACAGGAAGTGCTGCATAAATACAAACTGGAGCCCATCCACCTGGGCCCAAAGGAAGGACTGGCCCTCATCAACGGCACCCAGTTCATCCTGGCCTTTGCCGTCAAGGCCGTACAACGGATGCACAACAGCCTCGAAGCCGCCGATATCATCGGCGCCATGAGCCTGGAAGCCCTGACCGGCACCAAAGCGCCTTTTGATGAACGACTGCATCATCTCCGGCCCTTCATTGGCAATAAGCTGGTAGCCCAGCGCCTCCGTTACCTCCTGCATGACTCACAGATCATGCAAAGCCATATTGATTGCGGTCGCGTGCAGGATCCCTACAGCCTGCGCTGTATGCCCCAGGTACATGGCGCCTCCCGCAACGCCTGGCTGCACCTCAAAGAACTGACAGAGACCGAGCTGAATGCCGTTACCGATAATCCAATTGTCTTTGCTGCCGACGATACCATCAGCGGTGGTAATTTCCATGGCCAGCCAATGGCCTTACCACTGGACTATGCCTGCTTTGCCGCCGCCGAGATAGGCAATATCGCC from Candidatus Pseudobacter hemicellulosilyticus encodes the following:
- a CDS encoding Gfo/Idh/MocA family oxidoreductase, whose product is MARIAMLGSGFIGRFYADSLQGYRSRDKIVSIYSRREESARKFADDYQVAYVTTDMEAAIAHSEVEVVCIALPNNLHEAAVLLCCKHKKAVMTTKPLGRNGEEARRMLEAVEKAGIFNGYLEDLVYTPKFIKAMETVRNGGLGRILWAKSRETHPGPHSEWFWDIEQAGGGCILDLGCHCVEITRSYIGKDIRPVEVMCWADTQVKPIDAEDHAIGLVKYENGAIGQFEVSWTFRGGLDLRDEVMGTEGTIWINSFLRTGFDVFTTGKGVDYVAEKAESNTGWLFPVGDELNELGYNHMFMDMFNAMEQGQQPRETFYDGYVVNCILDAAYRSAKTKQWEPVQLDDWRGRTGVTKDSHLVEYDADHYLVKEEMTHYGVKKVILKHKQTGKISEREV
- a CDS encoding MFS transporter, giving the protein MNPGLWLRLSVMMFFQFFVWGAWYSTIAVYMSKNGMESLTHWPFTVNPIAAIIAPFFVGLIADRYFSSQKVLGILHILGALFMFMTPSATGNPLLFILLLLAYNLCYMPTMSLANTVCFHQMTNQEKQFPFIRVFGTIGWIVAGLLISYVMVNFVTEGMTAEESTIPMYMTAIGSLLLGIYSFSLPNTPPPAKGKKVTAGSIIGVDAFRQLGSPSFYIFLVSSLLICIPLAAYYNFTQVFLQNANFGAIAATQTLGQASETFFMLLMPLMFVRLGFKWMLVAGMAAWVLRYSLFAMAAPDTVTWMILAGIALHGICYDFFFVTGQIYVDKKATAQIRGQAQGLIIFVTYGVGMLVGAQVAGLVFNNYLGNAKALTPDQWQSFWWLPAMFAAGVLLFFIAFFKDRKTVTAPAVAVNPATQP
- the hutH gene encoding histidine ammonia-lyase; this encodes MHNDFHYGIDTLTIGKVLDIAAGRIKGLLTEAARQQILRSQQQVQQIVDQNQTVYGINTGFGILANARISDADTRTLQHKILQSHSVGVGDPIPTEVARLMLITKMHALAQGFSGAQLQTLERINWFIEQEITPIVPEKGSVGASGDLAPLAHLFLPLVGLGEVIYKDKRYKAQEVLHKYKLEPIHLGPKEGLALINGTQFILAFAVKAVQRMHNSLEAADIIGAMSLEALTGTKAPFDERLHHLRPFIGNKLVAQRLRYLLHDSQIMQSHIDCGRVQDPYSLRCMPQVHGASRNAWLHLKELTETELNAVTDNPIVFAADDTISGGNFHGQPMALPLDYACFAAAEIGNIADRRCYLLLEGKWGLPMLLMNDVGLNSGFMIPQYTTAALVTENKTLCFPSSADSIPTSLGQEDHVSMGSISGRKLNRVLDNLEYIQAIELLSACQAIEFRRPLKSSEVLEFAHDYVRQFVSFAEEDRIFADDINQIRQLIHNFSFVEQVNQFARSRNIHLNEHYETFGIYHH
- a CDS encoding helix-turn-helix domain-containing protein, giving the protein MSFYESLGYLVFGSRLRRLSETFLADVNKLYATHRIPFDATWFPVFYILERDKAVTIKTIADELGVSHSAVSQLVSSLQQKGLIKASTSTADRRSKVVAFTAKGQKLQDQLTPVWKALDKAMAELAREGIYSYRCLEAIGELEAGIKKESVLERMERHLPAAGQTGKRSARSKVSDSSSSTSRNGRNSRQNGNRLQHSKTNKPASPKPNSKKSPANPAKKAASSRSTVKTAKPKSSTRSK